The Gemmatimonadota bacterium region GCGCCAGCGCAAGAATTTTCAACGCGGCGAAAATACCAGAAGTGCGGCTTACTTTCGCACATTTAGCCACGTCACAACGCTTATTGTGGTCCTCGTTGTCGCGCTGGCTGTTCTGAAACCTTTTTAGTGTCCTTTTGAGTGGGAGTGAACATGGCAAACGACGAATTTGTGATTCCGAGACGATTGATCAATTCGGACCGGGAAGAAACACCGAGGTCCTTGCTGGACCTGATTGAACAGGGGCCATTTGATTTGGACACGGCGGCGTGGTGGATGTCGCATGTGACGAATGGGGCATCGTGGATCGTGGGGTCGGGTCCGGGCGGAATCGGGAAATCGACGACGATGCGTTCCTTTCTGAGCGTTGTACCCGGGGACCGGGCATTTGCGATTGCGATGCCGGGGGAGATCCCGCCGCTCGCAGATCAGAAACGCTGCACGATTGCGCTCGAGTTGAGCGATCATCGGCCGCCCGGCTACCTTTGGGACCAGGACCTGCGTGACTTCTTCGACCTATCGAAGGCGGGACATCAGCTTGTGGGGAACGTCCATGCTGATACGTTGGAAGAGACGCGTGAACAGATCGTCGGGGCGTGCAGCGTTCCCGAGGAACAGTTCCATCACATCAATATCATTGCATTCGTCTGGTTGGAAGGTTATGAACGCGGAAACAGCCGGCGGATCAGGGATCAGACGTCGCGGCGGTTTTTGACAAGCGTACACTACACCGATGGTTCAGGTGCCCACGAGCAAGTCTATTCGGAAGGATCGGGACTCTCGCCCAACGCACCGAGAGATGTGGCGCACGAAGCAAAGTGCCGAGCTTTTTTGGAGGAGGCATTGGGAGAAGCGTCGCGGGATATAGATGAATTGAGAGAGCGATATCTGGCCTGGGATTAGGAATAGTGGATTCCCTGCGCTGCCTAAGTGGCTGGAGGCGATTTACCGCCAGGTCTGGATCTGCTCCAGCCAGCCTTCCAGGGTGTAGCTCGGGTCGCCTATTTCCTCTGGCCGGAGGCACGATAGATCGGTGCGGTGTATGGGCCGGATGCCGAGGTCGGGAAGGGTGGCGCCGCGCTGGTGGAGGTCGGTGCCGTAGAGTTTTTCCAGGACGATGCCATTGGCGTCGCACCAGTCGCCCGAGTTGAGGGTGGGCAGGCTCTCTTCGGGGTCGAAACCGGGGGCACCGAGGTGGCGGTGGATCCATTTTAGGGCGACGGTGTATCCGAAGTAGGGTCGATGACCTCCCGCCGGTTCGAACCAGCACGCGATGTGGCTGTCTGGGAAATTCGGCGCTGCGCAGGTCACGGTGTTCCGGGTACCTTCCCACGCGGCACCGTCTCCCTCTGTGTCGATGATGACGTCGGCGTCGCCGTTGAGAATGAGGACGGCGCAGTGGGGCGCAGATAGGGAGAGGAATTCCGGCCAGGTACAGAGGGTGCGCAGGCGCTGATTCGGGACGCGGGTGCAGAACTTGCCGGTGACCGTCATGGTGTCACACAGTGCCCAACCTGAGACCAGGGCCAGCTTGAGGCGGGTGTCGAGGGCCAGCATCCAGGAGGCCTTGGCACCACCGAGGGAGTTCCCCGCCACACCGACGCGCTCCTGGTCAATGTCGCTCCGGGTGAAGAGGAAATCGATGCCCCGCATCGTGTCGAAGACGAGCTTGCCCATGATGAGCCGGCCAGCATCATCAGCGCAGGTGTGGACTTCTTCAGGATCGTGTGCCCGGGTACCCAGGTCGCCGCAGATGTGCCGCTCTTCTTCTCCCACTGGGTCCAGAACCAGGCAGGCCAGCCCGAGTTTGGCGTAGAGTTGGGGGATGTAGGTGTACTGCCACTGGCTTTTGCTGCCGCCGTGGCCGCAGGTGATTACGATGGAGGGCATAGGTGCGGTGGGGTGTGCGGGTCGATAGAGTACGGAGGGGACGCGGGAACCGGGTTCGCTCGTCCAGATCCATTTTTCGACGACGATTCCATCCCGTTCGATCTGTCCGCGGGACTCCGGAGCCAGGTCGCAGCGGGCGGCGGGGATGCCCAGGAGGTCGTGCAGGGCGCGGCGCAGGGATTCGGTTTTCATGGGAATGTCTTTGGTAGGGTAGCGGGGGGACGGCGTGCCGTGGAACGGTGAAGGGCCAGCCTGTAGATAGGCTTAAAAGAATGGTGGAGGCGGCGGGAATCGAACCCGCGTCCGAAAGCAGTTTGATAACGGCATCTACGTGTGTAGTCTATTCACTTAGGATCTCGCACCTCGCGCCCCAACAGACAGGGTCGCTGAGATGCCAACTCGATGGTTGGGGCTGTGGCCCACTCTCATCCGGAGGCCCTCGAGCGGAAACCCCCGCACCAGCCTGCTCTCGTCGGCGCTCTGCCCAGACCACGCAGGCAAGGTCTGAGAGAACGGACTGCGTAACGGTTAGTTAGGCAGCCATTGCGTACGTGTTATCGTCCGCAGTTGCGTTTTTTCCCAATTGTTTTACGAGGTGATTGGGTACCTCGACACGCAGCTATTATCTCTCCACCCCCGTCGAAGCCGTGTCGCCCCCAGCACGTTTAAAAATATATCTAAGTTAATCCTTTCCGTCAAGCGGTCCACAGCCTAATTCTCCCTGAACCACTCTATTGTCTGTCGCAATCCCTGCTCTGGCGTCACTTTGGGTTCCCATCCCAGGAGTTTTTTGGCCAGGGTGATATCGGGTTGTCGCATTTGAGGATCGTCGCCGATTTGTGCATTGGGCATGAGCGCGATTTCGCTTTTGCTCTCGGTTAGTTCAATAATCTTTTTTGCCAGATCTAACATCGATGTTTCACTCGATGGATTGCCGATGTTTACGGGCGCATGATAATCCGTGTGCATCAATCGATAGATCCCCTCAATCAGGTCTGAAACATAACAGATACTGCGCGTTTGACTGCCGTCGCCATATACTTTCAGTGGTTCATCTGCCAGTGCCCGATTGACAAAATTGGGAATGGCTCGTCCATCGTTTTTGCGCATGCGGGGGCCATAGGTATTAAAAATCCGCACAATCCGCGTATCGATCCCGCTTTCGCGGTGATAGGCCATTGTCATGGCTTCGGCAAAGCGCTTGGCTTCGTCATAGACGCCACGCACGCCCAGTGTATTGACATTGCCCAAATACGATTCTGGCTGCGGATGTACCAGCGGATCGCCGTAAATTTCGGATGTTGAGGCCAAAAAAAACTTCGCTTTTTTTGCACGCGCCACACCGAGCGCGTTGTGCGTACCGTGCGCGCCCACTTTCAGGATGCGAATGGGATAGCGCGAAAAATCATCGGGGCTGGCCGGGCTGGCAAAATGCAATACATAATCCAGTGGCTCCTTCACATAGATGTATTGCGTCACATCGTGTTTGATAAATGTAAAACCATTCTGACCAAACAGGTGTGCGATATTTTTTGCACGTCCGGTCAACAGGTTATCCATGACAATTAGTTCGTG contains the following coding sequences:
- a CDS encoding SDR family oxidoreductase, whose amino-acid sequence is MRILLTGGAGFLGSHLCDRLLDEGHELIVMDNLLTGRAKNIAHLFGQNGFTFIKHDVTQYIYVKEPLDYVLHFASPASPDDFSRYPIRILKVGAHGTHNALGVARAKKAKFFLASTSEIYGDPLVHPQPESYLGNVNTLGVRGVYDEAKRFAEAMTMAYHRESGIDTRIVRIFNTYGPRMRKNDGRAIPNFVNRALADEPLKVYGDGSQTRSICYVSDLIEGIYRLMHTDYHAPVNIGNPSSETSMLDLAKKIIELTESKSEIALMPNAQIGDDPQMRQPDITLAKKLLGWEPKVTPEQGLRQTIEWFREN
- a CDS encoding acetylxylan esterase, whose product is MKTESLRRALHDLLGIPAARCDLAPESRGQIERDGIVVEKWIWTSEPGSRVPSVLYRPAHPTAPMPSIVITCGHGGSKSQWQYTYIPQLYAKLGLACLVLDPVGEEERHICGDLGTRAHDPEEVHTCADDAGRLIMGKLVFDTMRGIDFLFTRSDIDQERVGVAGNSLGGAKASWMLALDTRLKLALVSGWALCDTMTVTGKFCTRVPNQRLRTLCTWPEFLSLSAPHCAVLILNGDADVIIDTEGDGAAWEGTRNTVTCAAPNFPDSHIACWFEPAGGHRPYFGYTVALKWIHRHLGAPGFDPEESLPTLNSGDWCDANGIVLEKLYGTDLHQRGATLPDLGIRPIHRTDLSCLRPEEIGDPSYTLEGWLEQIQTWR